A single genomic interval of Xylanibacillus composti harbors:
- a CDS encoding non-ribosomal peptide synthetase, giving the protein MRNRLEQAVLLRTEKYAQMKQFWQQQLEYIPFQLRTDDGLREPALQRVPMNPALAARLHKVSKGEPLSLFALLAAGLQWAWLDYGQQEMLSFGTPPILEDMLEDALGDAVLFASEQAGDISFRVHAAKTRETLANGYRHQDFPIRELLHSGSAAGAGTHCLLDLLCRLEGLHAPFPDGISARLEISLLKQGDSWWIETGHRMSKREAALPSVFLAYAQHALLSWLEEPDVTASAGITLPTEMQQTLLAHAAGDRIAVPDGSLVRLFRRQAALSADQLAVWSGQGAASYRELDELSERLAFELRRQGCKPGDVVGVSAERSVLAVAAMIGILKAGCAYMPLDPEWPEDRLRDILTDSSCRTVVHAERPVSVPGARMVDMKQLPLLDGGTALDEPGADDLAYVLYTSGTTGKPKGVMIEHRQVLNLLAGLKAKLLFFAEQARIACLAPFVFDASVAPIFAALTGGHTLYIVPDEVRLDGAALFDFYRQQRIEISDGTPMHLQMLALAASQRDQQTLPVRLFMIGGEALPASSVRSVRSLCSPAARIVNVYGPTECCVDATFQEAGDELDELTPIVPIGRPLPNQRVYVLDRRLQLRPYGAVGEICIAGGNVGRGYRSERELAACRFAEDPFYAGERLYRTGDLGRMLPDGSIDCLGRADDQVKWKGYRIELGEIEQTLQAHPNITNAAAMLARAEPDDAGQLIAYYTAAKPLAEGEARAWLEKRLPGYMVPAAIISMEQLPLKANGKLDRSRLPLPEETEKRSEEAQAPLTELEQSIAEVWRMVLGRPAGDVQASFFQSGGDSLKALRMMMELEARGIPVKLHDIFKHSSIRELAAAIAQDAKEEPSASSRPREDAQEWFRSRGIAVEPFTLLDDGHAKVAWRVPQEAHAEAADLLDEARQLFPPAALPHYLLSDPSAIDALLAPPKPDIHKKAERLAAQAVRDNEIFSEHVTRQRRVGTYPLAPIQQAFLEVGQAASGTVMTLVAGAPVQVVQQAVIGVIREHALLRSVLLADSRTAGVWAEFEAGGDIAVPALDISSHSLPEQRVLLEQLVRILFYVPYADPGRLFYRLLLVRLNEREYKLLLPCHHAIFDGMSGQVLEQSLAKRLSGAPADSSQTEQHHYSGYVRQLQKGPVLKEDALIRQFELNVCSEAAVQLQQWLQVRSDGLRRRYVAEVKFQPGEALSPEQWFAFPYRILARFAASHGLPSELPLLLLYYGRRYEDNTYFDMVGPCIDLLPCLLSSEASESGVPVARLTRMTQQYNVNFAALLINERLRRSFAEAADLLRPLANSGILFNFHGYADQAKLELFRMLGEHKQGLDGGEASGLVRTPISFDFLYTADCFRATLHAPFAVDEAAWQRDAEELFAALRSEAGAG; this is encoded by the coding sequence ATGCGCAATCGATTGGAACAGGCGGTACTGCTCCGCACGGAAAAGTATGCGCAGATGAAGCAGTTTTGGCAGCAGCAGCTAGAATATATCCCTTTTCAGCTAAGGACAGACGATGGGCTCAGGGAGCCTGCGCTGCAGCGGGTGCCGATGAACCCGGCTCTTGCAGCCCGGCTGCACAAGGTAAGCAAGGGGGAGCCGCTGTCGCTCTTTGCTTTGCTGGCAGCCGGATTGCAGTGGGCCTGGCTCGATTATGGGCAGCAGGAGATGCTTAGTTTCGGCACGCCGCCGATCCTGGAGGATATGCTGGAGGATGCGCTCGGCGATGCGGTTTTGTTCGCAAGCGAGCAGGCGGGCGATATCTCGTTCCGCGTGCATGCCGCGAAAACGAGGGAGACCTTGGCGAACGGGTACCGGCACCAGGATTTCCCTATACGCGAGCTGCTGCATTCCGGTTCAGCGGCAGGGGCCGGCACACATTGCCTACTGGACCTGCTGTGCCGCTTGGAAGGCCTGCACGCTCCTTTTCCCGATGGCATAAGCGCCAGACTGGAGATCTCCCTGCTGAAGCAGGGAGATTCATGGTGGATCGAGACAGGCCACCGCATGAGCAAAAGAGAAGCTGCTTTGCCAAGCGTATTTCTCGCCTACGCCCAGCATGCTCTGCTCAGCTGGCTGGAGGAGCCGGATGTTACAGCGTCCGCAGGCATAACGCTTCCTACGGAGATGCAGCAGACGCTGCTGGCGCATGCGGCTGGGGATCGTATTGCTGTCCCGGACGGCAGTCTCGTTCGCCTATTTAGAAGGCAGGCGGCGCTATCGGCCGATCAACTGGCCGTTTGGAGCGGGCAAGGAGCGGCCAGTTACCGGGAGCTGGACGAACTGTCCGAACGACTGGCGTTTGAGCTGAGGCGCCAGGGCTGCAAGCCAGGCGATGTGGTAGGGGTTAGCGCGGAGCGGTCGGTTCTTGCAGTTGCTGCGATGATAGGCATTCTGAAGGCTGGGTGCGCTTATATGCCGCTTGATCCGGAATGGCCGGAGGACCGCTTGCGGGACATCTTGACAGACAGCAGCTGCCGTACAGTCGTGCATGCAGAGCGACCTGTCTCCGTCCCTGGCGCCCGGATGGTTGATATGAAGCAGCTGCCGCTTCTGGACGGGGGCACCGCATTGGATGAACCCGGCGCGGATGATCTTGCCTACGTTCTATATACCTCCGGCACTACGGGCAAGCCCAAGGGAGTCATGATCGAGCACCGTCAAGTGTTGAATTTGCTTGCAGGCCTCAAGGCCAAGCTGTTGTTCTTCGCGGAACAAGCCCGGATCGCCTGCTTGGCTCCGTTCGTATTCGATGCCTCCGTAGCGCCGATATTTGCTGCGCTTACGGGAGGCCACACCCTATATATCGTGCCGGATGAAGTGCGTTTGGACGGAGCGGCGCTGTTTGACTTTTATCGGCAGCAGCGCATCGAAATTTCGGACGGAACGCCGATGCATCTGCAAATGCTGGCACTGGCAGCCTCGCAGCGCGATCAGCAGACACTGCCGGTTCGCTTGTTCATGATCGGCGGGGAAGCGCTCCCGGCCTCATCAGTCAGAAGCGTTCGCAGCTTATGCAGTCCGGCAGCGAGAATCGTGAACGTGTACGGGCCGACGGAATGCTGTGTGGATGCAACCTTCCAGGAGGCGGGCGATGAGCTGGATGAGCTAACGCCGATCGTTCCAATCGGCCGGCCGCTGCCCAATCAGCGCGTGTACGTGTTGGACAGGCGCCTGCAGCTCAGGCCCTATGGGGCGGTAGGCGAAATTTGCATAGCCGGCGGCAACGTCGGAAGAGGATACAGGAGCGAGCGGGAACTTGCGGCGTGCCGCTTCGCCGAAGACCCCTTCTATGCAGGCGAGCGCTTGTACCGCACGGGGGATTTGGGCCGGATGCTGCCGGACGGGAGCATCGACTGCCTGGGAAGAGCGGACGACCAGGTGAAGTGGAAGGGGTATCGCATAGAATTGGGTGAGATTGAACAGACGCTTCAGGCGCACCCGAATATTACGAATGCGGCAGCTATGCTGGCGCGTGCAGAACCGGATGACGCCGGGCAGCTGATCGCGTACTACACGGCTGCAAAGCCGCTTGCAGAAGGAGAGGCAAGGGCTTGGCTGGAAAAGCGGCTGCCCGGATACATGGTGCCGGCTGCGATTATCAGCATGGAACAGCTGCCCTTGAAGGCGAACGGCAAGCTGGATCGGTCTCGGCTGCCTCTCCCCGAGGAAACCGAGAAGAGGTCCGAGGAAGCGCAAGCTCCCCTGACGGAGTTGGAACAGTCCATTGCCGAAGTGTGGCGCATGGTGCTGGGAAGACCGGCTGGAGATGTTCAGGCGTCGTTCTTTCAAAGCGGCGGGGATTCCCTGAAGGCGCTGCGGATGATGATGGAGCTGGAGGCGCGGGGGATTCCAGTGAAGCTGCACGATATCTTCAAGCATTCGAGCATAAGGGAGTTGGCTGCGGCCATTGCGCAAGACGCCAAGGAGGAGCCGTCTGCCTCATCTCGGCCGCGGGAGGATGCGCAGGAATGGTTCCGCAGCAGAGGAATCGCAGTAGAGCCGTTCACCCTGCTTGACGATGGCCATGCCAAGGTCGCATGGCGGGTCCCGCAGGAAGCTCATGCCGAAGCCGCCGATTTGCTGGATGAAGCGCGGCAGCTGTTCCCGCCGGCTGCTCTTCCTCATTATTTGCTGTCGGATCCAAGTGCGATTGACGCGCTGCTTGCCCCGCCGAAGCCCGACATTCACAAGAAGGCAGAACGTCTGGCGGCGCAGGCGGTTCGGGATAACGAGATCTTCAGCGAGCACGTGACCAGACAGCGGCGTGTCGGCACGTACCCGCTTGCCCCGATACAGCAGGCGTTCCTTGAAGTGGGCCAAGCGGCATCAGGCACGGTCATGACCCTTGTTGCCGGTGCCCCTGTTCAGGTCGTGCAGCAGGCCGTGATCGGCGTCATCCGGGAGCATGCGCTGCTGCGGAGTGTGCTGCTCGCGGACAGCCGCACAGCGGGAGTCTGGGCGGAATTCGAGGCGGGAGGCGACATTGCAGTGCCCGCCCTCGATATCTCATCGCATTCCTTGCCCGAGCAGAGAGTCCTGCTTGAACAGCTGGTGCGGATTTTGTTCTACGTGCCCTACGCCGATCCCGGGCGGCTCTTCTATCGTCTGCTGCTGGTTCGCTTGAACGAGCGGGAATACAAGCTGCTGCTTCCGTGCCACCACGCGATCTTTGACGGCATGAGCGGGCAGGTGCTGGAACAAAGCCTGGCGAAGCGCTTGTCCGGTGCGCCTGCCGACAGCTCTCAGACGGAGCAGCATCATTACAGCGGCTACGTTCGACAGCTGCAAAAAGGACCTGTACTGAAGGAGGATGCGCTTATTCGGCAATTTGAACTGAACGTCTGCAGCGAAGCTGCCGTTCAGCTGCAGCAATGGCTGCAAGTCCGAAGCGACGGCCTTCGGCGCCGCTATGTGGCGGAGGTGAAGTTCCAGCCCGGCGAGGCGCTGTCTCCCGAGCAGTGGTTCGCCTTCCCGTACAGGATTCTCGCCCGATTCGCCGCGAGCCATGGCCTGCCGTCCGAGCTTCCGCTGCTGCTGCTGTATTACGGGAGAAGGTATGAAGACAATACTTACTTCGACATGGTCGGGCCATGTATCGATTTGCTGCCCTGCCTGCTGTCAAGCGAAGCGTCGGAATCCGGCGTCCCCGTCGCCCGGCTGACGCGCATGACGCAACAGTATAACGTCAACTTCGCCGCTCTGCTAATCAACGAGCGGCTGCGCAGGAGCTTTGCGGAAGCAGCCGACCTGCTCCGGCCGCTGGCCAACTCGGGCATCCTGTTCAACTTTCATGGCTATGCCGATCAGGCAAAGCTGGAACTGTTCCGGATGCTCGGGGAGCATAAGCAGGGCCTGGACGGAGGAGAAGCAAGCGGGTTGGTCCGGACGCCGATCTCCTTTGACTTTCTCTACACGGCTGACTGCTTCCGGGCAACCTTGCATGCTCCATTCGCTGTCGACGAAGCGGCTTGGCAGCGGGATGCGGAGGAACTGTTCGCCGCATTGCGCAGCGAAGCAGGAGCCGGATGA